The genomic stretch CCGTACCGAGCAGAACGTTGCCCAGCCTCCCGGGGCGGGGCCCCGCGCGGTCAGCCGCCCCTGGCCGCTCGCCCCCGCATTGACGCCACGGCACACCCGCATTGACCCCACTCAGACCATGAAATATTTTATATGCACCTATTTTCGACCGCACAGGAGTCATGCCGATGATGAGCCTCGGTGGAAACACCTTCAGCGACCTTTGCGCCAAGGAGCTCGAGCTTTGTGCCCTGAAAGAGGGCGAAGTTGTGGCCGTCCTCACTCAGGGCGATGAGCGGCTGGACTATGCCGACGCATTCTTGGGGGCCGCCGAGAGCATGGGAGCGACGGCCTTCCATGTGCGCTTGCCGCGCCAGTCGAGCTCGCTCAGCGGCGATAGCGGCGCGTGGACGGTCGGGACCACCCCGTTGGGGGACAACCGCCCCGCGATCGAGGCGCTCAAGGCCGCCGATCTAGTGGTCGACACCATGTTCCTGCTGTTCTCAAAAGAGCAGCTCGAAATCCAGGACGCCGGCGCACGCGTGCTGTTGTGCATCGAGCCGATCGAGCACCTGGTGCAACTTTTCCCGACCCGGGACCAGCGCGAACGAGTGGAATACGGGGGCGAGCTGCTCGGCAAGGCAAGCCAGCTCCGCTTCACCAACCGCTTCGGGACCGACGTCACATACCGCATCGGCGTCTACCCGGTGATCACCGAATATGGGTATACGGATGAGCCTGGCCGTTGGGACCACTGGCCCTCAGGGTTCTTGTTCACGGGCGGGGCTGATGACGGCGTCAATGGCACCGTTGTGATCGCACCGGGCGACATCATCTTCCCGTTCAAGACCTACGCCCAGACACCGATCCATCTCAGAATCGAGAGCGGCCGGATAGTCGACATCCACGGCGAGCTCGACGCGGACCTGCTGCGCGACTACATGGCGTCCTTCGATGACGAGAAGGCCTACGGGATCGCGCACATCGGCTGGGGTTTGAACGAAAAGGCCCGCTGGTCCTACCTCGCCACCGACCGTCGCGGCCTCGGCATGCACGGCCGATCCTTCTACGGCAACGTCCTGTTCTCGACGGGGCCCAACCAGGAGTTCGGCGGCGGGAACGACACTCAGTGCCACGTGGACGTCCCGATGCGAGGCTGCAGCCTGTTCCTCGACGACGAGCCGATTGTGGTCGACGGCGACGTGGTCGTCGAGGAGATGAAGGCTCCGGGGTTGGTCGCGACGACGTAGGCAGCAGCCCGGCGATCTGGGGTCCCAGATCGCCGCCACGGCGCACGCCCTCGTTCACGCGCGCGACGGTGTAACCCGGGCGCGCGTTTCCTACGCCTCCGGCCGGGTAGGTCATTGGGCAGACGAGGGAGGTTAGATGTCTGCACGTGAACCAGGTCCGTCCGTCGGAACCGAAGAGGGACGCCCGCGCATCAGACGTCGTCGGGCTGGTCCGCTGGCGCGCCTCGACCGGATTCCAGTTTGGCCGTACGAGCGCAAGCTGCTGTGGATCGTCGGGGCGGGCTACTTCTTTGCCTTCTTCGACATCGTGACGATCTCGTTCGCGACACCGGTGATCGCGACCCAGTTCCACGTGTCCACGTCGACGGTCGCGTATTCGATCACCAGCAGCCTGATCGGCTACATCATCGGCGCCTTCGTCGATGGACTCATCGCCGATAAGTGGGGACGGCGGCTCAGCCTGGGGATCTCGGTCGCCGTTTTCTCGCTCGGCACGATCTTGGCCGCGTTCAGCACGAACGTGACTGAGCTGATCGTGTTTCGCTTTATCGCCGGACTTGGGATCGGCGCCGAGATCGCCGCGGTCACCACCTACATCGGAGAGGTCGCGCCGGCTCGCCTGCGCGGCCGCTACACAAGCTGGGCAACGACCATGGCGTATGCGGGCTTCGCCGTGGTGCCCTTCGTCGCGCGAGGGTTGGTTCCCACGTTCGCATCCGGGTGGCGCATCCTCTTTGGGATTGGCGCGCTCGGCGGTCTCACGATCCTCGTTATGCGGCGAGACCTACCGCCCTCTCCGCGCTGGCTTGTCTCTCAGGGCCGCGTCGAAGAAGCCAAGGAGGCGGTGGCGAGCGCTGAGGAAACCGCTCGCGAGGAGGTCGACGGGGACCTTCCCGAGCCCGAGCCGGTACCCGACGAGGCCGCGGCTGAGCGGTTTCCTGTTCGCGCGCTGTTGAGGCGGCCGATGGTCGGGCGCCTTGCGCTCTTCATCGCGATCTGGTTCGTCTATTACATCGGCAACTACGGGTGGCTGACGTTGGCGCCGACCCTATTCACCGACAAGGGCTACAGCCTCGCCGACAGCACCACATACCTGCTGGTATCGGGGATTGGCTTCCTCGTCGGCGCATACGCCACTACGCGTTTCAGCGACCGCCTCGAGCGTAAGTACACGACGGCGGTGTTCGCTGTGATCTGGGCGATATCGCTGCTGCTGATCGGCTACTTCGTCTCCCCGGGGGTCATCATCGGCGTCGGGTTCGTCGCCTCGCTCACGATCGGGCTCACGGTCCCCATGCTGTACACCTATACCGCCGAGCACTTCGCCACAAACGCTCGTGCCACCGGGGTGGCGCTGAGCGACGGGCTGGGGCACGTCGGCGGGGCGATCGCTCCTCTGATCGTGCTGGGCGCCGCTTCCACCTGGGGATTCTCCTCGGCATTCCTGGTGATGGCCATCACCGGCTTCGTCGCCGCCGGTCTCATCCTGCTCGGCATCCGCGCGACCGGCGCTTCGCTCGAGGCCGCCGGCGAGGGGTCGGTAAGCCGCTAAGCGGTTTCCCGGGCCGCCGCCGTCGTTACTCAAAACCCGAGCTCAGCCGTTCGGCAACCACGCTACCTCGTGTGCAGCCTCGATCAGATCGCCGTCGAGCAGGCGCAGGCGCGCGGGGCCACTCAGAACCGTCGAGGCACCGGGACCGCTGACAAACAGCGGGGCGATTCGGGCAACCTGACGCAGGGCGCGTCCTTCCGACCTGAGATTGGCCGCATCGAAGGTGACCAGCACCACGGCCGCTGGTGCAGTTCGCCGAGCCGCCTCCGTCACCGTGGCGGTCGGGGTGTCGGCACCGAGGAAGAGGATCCGCCAACCGAATGAGCGAAGAATGAGTCCGAAGGCCAGAAGGCTGATGTCGTGACGCTCTCCGGGCGCGCAGGCCAGGA from Chloroflexota bacterium encodes the following:
- a CDS encoding leucyl aminopeptidase, which encodes MMSLGGNTFSDLCAKELELCALKEGEVVAVLTQGDERLDYADAFLGAAESMGATAFHVRLPRQSSSLSGDSGAWTVGTTPLGDNRPAIEALKAADLVVDTMFLLFSKEQLEIQDAGARVLLCIEPIEHLVQLFPTRDQRERVEYGGELLGKASQLRFTNRFGTDVTYRIGVYPVITEYGYTDEPGRWDHWPSGFLFTGGADDGVNGTVVIAPGDIIFPFKTYAQTPIHLRIESGRIVDIHGELDADLLRDYMASFDDEKAYGIAHIGWGLNEKARWSYLATDRRGLGMHGRSFYGNVLFSTGPNQEFGGGNDTQCHVDVPMRGCSLFLDDEPIVVDGDVVVEEMKAPGLVATT
- a CDS encoding MFS transporter, which encodes MSAREPGPSVGTEEGRPRIRRRRAGPLARLDRIPVWPYERKLLWIVGAGYFFAFFDIVTISFATPVIATQFHVSTSTVAYSITSSLIGYIIGAFVDGLIADKWGRRLSLGISVAVFSLGTILAAFSTNVTELIVFRFIAGLGIGAEIAAVTTYIGEVAPARLRGRYTSWATTMAYAGFAVVPFVARGLVPTFASGWRILFGIGALGGLTILVMRRDLPPSPRWLVSQGRVEEAKEAVASAEETAREEVDGDLPEPEPVPDEAAAERFPVRALLRRPMVGRLALFIAIWFVYYIGNYGWLTLAPTLFTDKGYSLADSTTYLLVSGIGFLVGAYATTRFSDRLERKYTTAVFAVIWAISLLLIGYFVSPGVIIGVGFVASLTIGLTVPMLYTYTAEHFATNARATGVALSDGLGHVGGAIAPLIVLGAASTWGFSSAFLVMAITGFVAAGLILLGIRATGASLEAAGEGSVSR